A genomic segment from Janthinobacterium sp. 64 encodes:
- a CDS encoding 3'-5' exonuclease, with amino-acid sequence MDTAAAPPLPPYQGIALDHVKLVRTSDDARAAMAALLAADAIGFDTESKPTFVKGESSTGPHLIQLATDDIAYLFQVGSTPAPALAELKAILESATTLKVGFGLSDDVKRLRNKLGIVPAQVLDLSVALRGGQRNDLGAKTAVAKFFGLHLQKSKKISTTNWATSRLTEKQILYAADDAQVALRVYRRWIADGGKVTPQKAPRPAAAPPAAPASPA; translated from the coding sequence ATGGACACAGCTGCCGCACCGCCACTGCCCCCGTATCAAGGCATTGCACTCGACCACGTCAAACTGGTACGCACCAGTGACGATGCCAGGGCAGCCATGGCCGCCCTGCTGGCCGCCGATGCCATCGGCTTCGATACGGAATCGAAGCCGACGTTCGTCAAGGGCGAGTCCTCCACGGGCCCGCACCTGATCCAGCTGGCCACCGACGACATCGCCTACCTGTTCCAGGTGGGCAGCACGCCGGCGCCGGCCCTGGCCGAACTGAAAGCCATCCTCGAATCGGCCACCACCCTGAAGGTGGGCTTTGGCCTGTCCGACGACGTCAAGCGCCTGCGCAACAAGCTGGGCATTGTTCCAGCGCAAGTGCTGGACCTGTCCGTCGCCCTGCGCGGCGGCCAGCGCAACGACCTGGGCGCCAAGACGGCCGTGGCCAAGTTCTTCGGCCTGCACCTGCAGAAATCGAAAAAGATCTCCACCACCAACTGGGCCACCTCGCGCCTGACGGAAAAGCAGATCCTGTACGCGGCCGACGATGCGCAAGTAGCTCTGCGCGTGTACCGCCGCTGGATCGCCGACGGCGGTAAAGTCACGCCGCAAAAAG
- a CDS encoding ProQ/FINO family protein: MMSMTSSTPDQQATTPDTPVDAAPAATTPAPAGLTARALLKQFQEQFPPFRDCLPLSIGIDKQILARLPDLDRKLMRTALGIHTGSLRYLRMMEKAKIRYDLDGTAGAEVTQTHRDHATQVLQQRFKKEAERKKAERDAAAAEEANRLRLEKLNQLTAKFSRKG; the protein is encoded by the coding sequence ATGATGTCGATGACCAGCTCCACGCCAGACCAGCAAGCCACCACTCCTGACACGCCAGTCGATGCAGCCCCAGCGGCGACCACGCCGGCACCTGCCGGCCTGACCGCGCGCGCGCTGCTCAAGCAGTTCCAGGAGCAATTCCCGCCATTCCGCGATTGCCTGCCCTTGTCGATCGGTATCGACAAGCAGATCCTGGCGCGCCTGCCGGACCTGGACCGCAAGCTGATGCGCACGGCGTTGGGCATCCACACGGGTTCGCTGCGCTACCTGCGCATGATGGAAAAAGCCAAGATCCGCTACGACCTCGACGGCACTGCCGGCGCGGAAGTGACGCAAACCCACCGCGACCACGCCACGCAAGTATTGCAGCAGCGCTTCAAGAAAGAAGCCGAGCGCAAGAAAGCCGAACGCGACGCGGCCGCCGCCGAAGAAGCGAACCGTTTGCGCCTGGAAAAACTGAATCAGCTGACCGCGAAATTCTCGCGCAAAGGCTGA
- the rpoD gene encoding RNA polymerase sigma factor RpoD, translating to MKNTPKTLTLSAKAPRPAAAPLAVPKTTLSYFIDNAQANPEATVTTAPTVVTVVKKSRSRLAAVPAAESAAEAPVAVAAAEAVAEAADAAAAKTPSVKIAPGAKAPAAPRKVSESAATNKVVTAARSKVVRAKPEVAPVTIITGAQVVSKTTDADALAAIDTSNYFLPTVKVPGRRGRKPSEFTPENDEVAALNAVERAELKAVSKARDRKAKGGLADALGDPEASAADLERRRKQITGLINMGKERGFLTYAEINDQLPENIIDPEAIEGIIATFNDMGIAVYERAPDAESLLLTDNVATVTSDDEVEAAAATALSTVDSDFGRTTDPVRMYMREMGAVALLTREGEIEIAKRIEGGLKDMIQAISACPTTIGEIVALSQKIARDEIKVDEVVDGFVDLNESNAPAPAAAPAPASASGDDEEEEEEAEEEDGDANGGAAGFSSEQLAQLKKNALEKFNVISTQYDKMRKAPEGYNSKAYIKAQEAISQELLGIRFTAKVVEKLCDTLRGQMEEVRHIERAVLELCVNKCGMPRAHFIKVFPGNECDLEWVDREVDCKYPYSAILSRNVPAVKELQKKMIDLQARVALPLADLRKINKQMAAGEKRARHAKREMTVANLRLVISIAKKYINRGLQFLDLIQEGNIGLLKAVDKFEYRRGYKFSTYATWWIRQAITRSIADMARTIRVPVHMIETINKMNRISRQIMQETGSEPDLATLAVKMEMPENKVREIMKIAKEPISMETPMGEDGDSQLGDFIEDNTTLAPLDAALHASMRNVIKEVLDSLTPREAKVLRMRYGVEMSNDHTLEEVGKQFDVTRERIRQIEAKAMSKLRQPSRSDKLKTFLTQN from the coding sequence ATGAAGAATACGCCAAAAACTTTAACGTTGTCCGCCAAGGCGCCACGCCCAGCCGCGGCACCACTTGCCGTACCCAAAACGACTTTATCTTACTTCATCGATAATGCGCAAGCGAATCCGGAAGCGACCGTCACGACGGCACCCACCGTCGTCACCGTGGTGAAGAAAAGCCGTTCGCGCCTGGCCGCCGTGCCGGCGGCCGAATCGGCTGCCGAAGCGCCCGTTGCAGTCGCGGCCGCCGAAGCCGTTGCCGAGGCAGCCGACGCTGCAGCGGCCAAAACGCCAAGCGTGAAGATCGCCCCCGGCGCCAAGGCCCCGGCCGCGCCGCGCAAGGTCAGCGAAAGCGCGGCCACGAACAAAGTGGTGACGGCAGCCCGTTCGAAAGTCGTGCGCGCCAAGCCTGAAGTGGCGCCCGTGACCATCATCACCGGCGCGCAAGTGGTCAGCAAGACCACCGACGCCGATGCCCTGGCCGCCATCGATACCTCGAATTACTTCTTGCCAACCGTCAAGGTGCCGGGTCGCCGTGGCCGCAAGCCTAGCGAATTCACGCCGGAAAACGATGAAGTGGCAGCACTGAACGCCGTCGAACGCGCCGAATTGAAGGCCGTGTCGAAAGCGCGCGACCGCAAGGCCAAGGGCGGCCTGGCCGATGCACTGGGCGATCCGGAAGCGTCGGCAGCGGACCTGGAACGCCGCCGCAAGCAGATCACTGGCTTGATCAACATGGGCAAGGAACGCGGTTTCCTCACCTATGCCGAGATCAATGACCAATTGCCGGAAAACATCATCGATCCGGAAGCGATCGAAGGCATCATCGCCACGTTCAACGACATGGGCATCGCCGTCTACGAGCGCGCTCCGGACGCGGAAAGCCTGTTGTTGACCGACAACGTCGCCACCGTTACCAGCGACGATGAAGTGGAAGCGGCTGCCGCGACCGCCCTGTCGACGGTCGACTCCGACTTCGGCCGCACCACCGACCCCGTGCGCATGTACATGCGTGAAATGGGCGCCGTGGCGCTGCTCACGCGCGAAGGCGAGATCGAGATCGCCAAGCGCATCGAAGGCGGCTTGAAAGACATGATCCAGGCCATTTCCGCCTGCCCCACCACCATCGGCGAAATCGTTGCGCTGTCGCAAAAAATCGCGCGCGACGAAATCAAGGTCGATGAAGTGGTCGACGGCTTCGTCGACTTGAACGAAAGCAATGCCCCGGCACCGGCCGCCGCCCCCGCGCCCGCTAGCGCCAGCGGTGACGACGAGGAAGAGGAAGAAGAAGCCGAAGAAGAAGACGGCGACGCCAATGGCGGCGCGGCCGGTTTCTCCAGCGAGCAGCTGGCGCAGCTGAAAAAGAATGCGCTGGAGAAATTCAACGTCATTTCTACGCAGTACGACAAGATGCGCAAGGCGCCCGAGGGTTACAACTCGAAAGCCTACATCAAGGCGCAGGAAGCCATTTCGCAGGAATTGCTGGGCATCCGCTTCACGGCCAAGGTCGTCGAAAAGCTGTGCGACACCCTGCGCGGCCAGATGGAAGAAGTGCGCCACATCGAGCGCGCCGTGCTGGAACTGTGCGTGAACAAATGCGGCATGCCGCGCGCCCACTTCATCAAGGTGTTCCCGGGCAATGAATGCGACCTGGAATGGGTCGACCGCGAAGTCGATTGCAAGTATCCGTACAGTGCCATCCTCAGCCGCAACGTGCCTGCCGTCAAGGAACTGCAAAAGAAGATGATCGACCTGCAAGCGCGCGTGGCCCTGCCGCTGGCGGACTTGCGCAAGATCAACAAGCAGATGGCTGCCGGCGAAAAGCGTGCGCGTCACGCAAAACGCGAAATGACGGTCGCCAACTTGCGCCTGGTCATTTCGATCGCCAAGAAATACATCAACCGCGGCTTGCAATTCCTCGATTTGATCCAGGAAGGCAACATCGGCTTGCTGAAGGCCGTCGATAAATTCGAATACCGCCGCGGCTACAAGTTCTCGACCTACGCCACCTGGTGGATCCGCCAGGCCATCACGCGTTCGATCGCCGACATGGCCCGCACCATCCGCGTGCCCGTGCACATGATCGAAACGATCAACAAGATGAACCGCATCTCGCGCCAGATCATGCAGGAAACGGGCAGCGAGCCGGACCTGGCGACCCTGGCCGTCAAGATGGAAATGCCGGAAAACAAGGTGCGCGAAATCATGAAGATCGCGAAAGAGCCGATTTCCATGGAAACGCCGATGGGCGAAGATGGCGATTCGCAACTGGGCGACTTCATCGAAGACAACACGACCCTGGCGCCGCTGGATGCCGCGCTGCACGCGTCGATGCGCAACGTGATCAAGGAAGTGCTGGACTCCCTGACGCCGCGCGAAGCGAAAGTACTGCGTATGCGTTACGGCGTGGAAATGTCGAACGACCACACCCTGGAAGAAGTGGGCAAGCAGTTCGACGTGACGCGCGAGCGCATCCGCCAGATCGAGGCGAAAGCCATGAGCAAGCTGCGCCAGCCTTCGCGTTCGGACAAACTTAAAACTTTCCTGACGCAAAACTAA
- a CDS encoding HAF repeat-containing protein, with the protein MPPRFACFPAPLLGLLLLAAIPTASATIYAERGFGERDGNGSIASDLNPAGLVAGIIMEEEGRRRAVTYQHGRLRELGTLGGNEGFTKAINTHGVVVGSAQTASGAWHAFRFEAAGGMRDLGTLGGTSSYATAITRDGMIAGYADTSAGDFHAFVTKADHSLQDLGTLGGASSYASGLNSHGVVVGTAQRGDGYRRAFVYRPGTGMQEIGTLPGGRISSATAINDAGLVVGASETEKRRWHAFAWDGKRMLDLGAMIGQGDSYATAVNAAGHVVGSVSIKGFEPMTFVYKEGVMTVRRRDDGLYLTNKITDAGLVVGAIYTGHKFQAFAVPSQAAPAPQRSNPLDWLFITILISASGVVLYKLQRNYRLGLLGARTRFM; encoded by the coding sequence ATGCCGCCACGGTTCGCCTGCTTCCCCGCCCCACTGCTCGGCCTGCTCCTGCTGGCCGCCATCCCCACCGCCAGCGCCACCATCTATGCCGAACGCGGCTTTGGTGAAAGGGATGGCAATGGCAGCATCGCATCCGACCTGAACCCGGCCGGCCTGGTGGCCGGCATCATCATGGAAGAAGAAGGACGGCGCCGCGCCGTGACCTATCAGCATGGCCGCCTCCGCGAACTGGGCACCCTGGGCGGCAATGAAGGCTTTACCAAGGCCATCAATACCCATGGCGTGGTGGTGGGCTCGGCGCAAACGGCCAGCGGCGCCTGGCATGCCTTCCGCTTTGAAGCAGCGGGCGGCATGCGCGACCTGGGCACCCTGGGCGGCACCAGCAGCTATGCCACGGCCATCACGCGCGACGGCATGATCGCCGGCTATGCCGACACCAGCGCCGGCGATTTCCACGCCTTTGTGACGAAAGCCGACCACAGCCTGCAAGACCTGGGTACCCTGGGCGGCGCCAGCAGCTATGCCAGCGGCCTGAACAGCCATGGCGTAGTGGTCGGCACGGCGCAGCGCGGCGACGGCTACCGCCGCGCCTTCGTCTACCGCCCCGGCACGGGCATGCAGGAAATCGGCACCCTGCCCGGCGGACGCATCAGTTCAGCCACCGCCATCAATGACGCAGGCCTGGTCGTGGGCGCGTCGGAAACGGAGAAGCGCCGCTGGCACGCGTTTGCCTGGGATGGCAAGCGCATGCTCGACCTGGGCGCCATGATCGGCCAGGGCGACAGCTACGCCACGGCAGTCAACGCGGCCGGACACGTCGTCGGCAGCGTCAGCATCAAAGGCTTTGAACCGATGACCTTTGTCTACAAGGAAGGCGTGATGACGGTGCGCCGCCGCGACGACGGCCTGTACCTGACCAACAAGATCACCGATGCGGGCCTGGTGGTCGGCGCCATCTACACGGGGCACAAGTTCCAGGCCTTCGCCGTGCCGTCGCAAGCGGCGCCCGCACCGCAGCGCAGCAATCCACTGGACTGGCTGTTCATCACCATCCTCATCTCCGCCAGCGGCGTGGTGCTGTACAAATTGCAGCGCAACTATCGCCTGGGCCTGCTGGGCGCGCGCACGCGTTTCATGTAG
- a CDS encoding PAS domain-containing sensor histidine kinase — MSKWSIETLSAACAALILIMLGWLAGAAWPALDFWEHVWLTLLLATAAGTAMWLMRRLRTHLASTRSQLDASLLRYQNLSETAQDGMWQTDAQGRILYVNQRLCDMLGLPAELLLNHSMEEFHDEATLLRLCPLRQTASDSCMGELQYQHGDGTQRWAMLSGRRLYDQHGTVTGALVLASDITEHKRSEHALSLAHAELESRVALRTAQLLDVNLQLSAEIAMRAQTEAALARSEERLQDIISMMPLSLFLKDADSRIVLMNQACEQQWGVQFQDIAEGRDVRHFPADQTQGFHAADQEAFASRQLVIREELVWNARLQENRLLQTHKKPIFDAQGQPQMIIAMGIDITESKRNEENVQRTLAQLRELSDHQQTIKEQERRRIALDIHDDLGQNLMVLRIDVSLLHARTATTHPRLHRHAQRMLDTIDATIRSVRTIINDLHPSTLELGLGPAAEWLIRQMESRSAIRYRLTLDSKAPDLGLDQRQTSAIFRVLQESLSNIVRHAKASEVEVALTQDADAIVLRISDNGIGMQPGDHGKRAAFGLKSIRERVHALGGELRIDSQAGCGTALAIHLPQQAGQQHVDHAKTQKLSKTVVN, encoded by the coding sequence ATGAGCAAATGGTCGATTGAAACGCTGAGTGCTGCCTGCGCCGCCCTCATCCTGATCATGCTGGGCTGGCTGGCCGGTGCGGCCTGGCCGGCGCTCGACTTCTGGGAGCATGTCTGGCTGACCCTGCTGCTGGCGACCGCCGCCGGCACGGCCATGTGGCTGATGCGCAGGCTGCGCACCCACCTCGCCAGCACGCGTTCGCAACTCGACGCCAGCCTCCTGCGCTACCAGAACCTGAGCGAAACGGCGCAGGACGGCATGTGGCAAACGGATGCGCAAGGCCGCATCCTGTACGTCAACCAGCGCCTGTGCGACATGCTGGGCCTCCCCGCCGAGCTGCTGCTGAACCACTCCATGGAGGAATTCCACGACGAGGCCACCTTGCTGCGCCTGTGTCCGCTACGCCAGACGGCGAGCGATAGCTGCATGGGCGAATTGCAATACCAGCATGGCGACGGCACACAGCGCTGGGCCATGCTCAGCGGACGGCGCCTGTACGACCAGCACGGCACCGTGACGGGCGCACTGGTGCTGGCCAGCGACATCACCGAACACAAGCGGTCCGAACATGCATTGAGCCTGGCCCATGCGGAGCTGGAAAGCCGCGTGGCCCTGCGCACGGCCCAATTGCTCGATGTCAATCTCCAGCTCTCTGCGGAAATCGCCATGCGCGCGCAAACGGAAGCGGCCCTGGCGCGCAGCGAAGAGCGGCTGCAGGACATCATTTCCATGATGCCCCTGTCGCTGTTCCTGAAAGATGCCGACTCGCGCATCGTGCTGATGAACCAGGCCTGCGAGCAGCAATGGGGCGTGCAATTCCAGGATATCGCCGAAGGACGCGACGTGCGGCACTTCCCTGCGGACCAGACCCAGGGATTCCACGCGGCGGACCAGGAAGCGTTTGCCAGCCGCCAGTTGGTGATACGCGAAGAACTCGTGTGGAATGCGCGGCTGCAGGAAAACCGCCTGCTGCAGACGCATAAAAAACCCATCTTCGATGCGCAAGGCCAACCGCAGATGATCATCGCCATGGGCATCGACATCACGGAAAGCAAGCGCAACGAGGAAAACGTGCAGCGCACCCTGGCCCAGCTGCGCGAACTGAGCGACCACCAGCAAACCATCAAGGAACAGGAAAGGCGCCGCATCGCGCTCGATATTCATGACGACCTGGGCCAGAATCTGATGGTGCTGCGCATCGACGTGTCGCTGCTGCATGCGCGCACGGCCACCACCCACCCGCGCCTGCACCGCCATGCGCAGCGCATGCTCGACACCATCGACGCCACCATCCGCTCCGTGCGCACCATCATCAATGACTTGCATCCCAGCACCCTGGAGCTGGGACTGGGCCCGGCGGCCGAGTGGCTGATCCGCCAGATGGAGAGCCGCAGCGCCATCCGCTACCGGCTCACGCTCGACAGCAAGGCGCCGGACCTGGGCCTGGACCAGCGCCAGACATCGGCCATCTTCCGCGTGCTGCAGGAATCGCTGTCGAACATCGTGCGCCACGCCAAGGCCAGCGAAGTGGAAGTGGCGCTGACGCAAGATGCGGACGCCATCGTCCTGCGCATCAGCGACAACGGCATCGGCATGCAGCCGGGCGACCACGGCAAGCGGGCCGCCTTCGGCCTGAAGAGCATACGCGAACGTGTCCATGCGCTGGGCGGCGAACTGCGCATCGACAGCCAGGCGGGCTGCGGCACGGCGCTGGCCATCCACCTGCCCCAGCAGGCAGGCCAGCAGCATGTCGATCATGCTAAAACACAAAAATTATCAAAAACAGTAGTAAATTAA
- the ppc gene encoding phosphoenolpyruvate carboxylase, with amino-acid sequence MLNDAVAPEIVPAAASDKDAPLKEDIRLLGRLLGDVLREQEGDAVFHVVETIRQTSVRFRREADAGAALELDAMLKELSREQTISVVRAFSYFSHLANIAEDQHHIRRRRAHLLAGSSAQKGSVSFALKKLRMAGVPRKTVDTFFQDALIAPVLTAHPTEVQRKSILDAEHDIARLLAERDLPQTPKERQANLQLLRSRVSTLWQTRMLRYSKLTVADEIENALSYYRITFLRELPGLYDDIEDDIAAEYPNGDGTIVPINAAYVQMGSWIGGDRDGNPNVNAGTMQHALARHATTILDFYLDEVHALGAELSVSTLMVGVSAALQALADQSPDASPHRSDEPYRRALIGIYARLAATARALGATNILRKEVGAAAAYPDAAAFVADLRTIVASLESHHGAALVRPRLATLARAADIFGFHLASLDMRQTSDVHERVLADLFAQSGVAADYTSLSEEDKQALLLSELAQPRLLYSPYIAYATETDSELAILRAARDIRQRYGARAIRNYIISHTETVSDLLEVLLLQKETGLLRTDWKAGGDGDSSCELMVIPLFETIPDLQRAAGIMSQVMALPLVKQLIAKQGQLQEVMLGYSDSNKDGGFLTSNWELYKAELALVSDFQKAGVKLRLFHGRGGTVGRGGGPSYEAILAQPPGTVNGQIRLTEQGEIIASKFSNAEIGRRNLELLVAATLEASLAPQAANPAHASELAQFEAVMAQLSDLAYHAYRHLVYETPGFTEYFFSATPIAEIAELNLGSRPASRKANQRIEDLRAIPWGFSWGQCRLLLPGWFGFGSAIEAWIDQADGASKDEKIATLRAMYAEWPFFATLLSNMDMVLAKTDLAIASRYAELVADQDLRERIYKRITDEHGNTLRCLELITGNTERLAGNPLLARSIQNRFAYLDPLNHLQVELIKRNRALSAESKIDERVHRGIQLSINGVAAGLRNTG; translated from the coding sequence ATGCTCAATGACGCAGTAGCACCAGAAATAGTTCCAGCGGCCGCTTCCGACAAGGACGCGCCACTGAAAGAAGATATCCGCCTGCTGGGCCGCCTGCTGGGCGACGTGCTGCGCGAACAGGAAGGCGACGCCGTCTTCCATGTGGTGGAAACCATACGCCAGACCTCCGTGCGCTTCCGCCGCGAAGCGGACGCCGGCGCCGCGCTGGAACTCGACGCCATGCTGAAAGAACTGAGCCGCGAGCAGACGATTTCCGTGGTGCGCGCCTTTTCCTATTTCTCGCACCTGGCCAACATTGCGGAAGACCAGCACCACATCCGCCGCCGCCGCGCCCATTTGCTGGCAGGGTCCAGCGCGCAAAAGGGCAGCGTCAGCTTCGCGCTGAAAAAACTGCGCATGGCCGGCGTGCCGCGCAAGACGGTCGACACCTTCTTCCAGGACGCCCTGATCGCACCCGTGCTGACGGCCCACCCGACGGAAGTGCAGCGCAAGAGCATCCTCGACGCCGAGCACGACATCGCCCGCCTGCTGGCCGAGCGCGACCTGCCGCAGACGCCGAAAGAGCGGCAAGCCAACCTGCAGCTGCTGCGCTCGCGCGTCTCCACCCTGTGGCAGACGCGCATGCTGCGCTACTCGAAGCTGACGGTGGCCGACGAAATCGAAAACGCCCTGTCCTACTACCGCATCACCTTTTTGCGCGAACTGCCGGGCCTGTATGACGACATCGAGGATGACATCGCCGCCGAGTACCCGAACGGCGACGGCACGATAGTACCGATCAATGCCGCCTACGTGCAGATGGGCAGCTGGATCGGCGGGGACCGCGACGGCAACCCGAACGTCAACGCGGGCACCATGCAGCACGCGCTGGCGCGCCACGCCACCACCATCCTCGACTTTTACCTCGACGAAGTGCACGCGCTGGGCGCGGAATTGTCCGTCTCGACCCTGATGGTGGGCGTCAGCGCCGCACTGCAGGCGCTGGCCGACCAGTCGCCGGACGCCTCGCCGCACCGCAGCGACGAGCCGTACCGCCGCGCCCTGATCGGTATCTATGCGCGCCTGGCCGCCACGGCCCGCGCGCTGGGCGCCACCAATATCCTGCGCAAGGAAGTGGGCGCGGCCGCCGCCTACCCTGACGCGGCCGCCTTTGTCGCCGACCTGCGCACCATCGTCGCCTCGCTCGAATCGCACCACGGCGCGGCCCTCGTGCGTCCGCGCCTGGCCACGCTGGCACGCGCGGCCGACATCTTCGGTTTCCACCTGGCCTCGCTCGACATGCGCCAGACGTCCGACGTGCACGAGCGCGTGCTGGCCGACCTGTTCGCGCAAAGCGGCGTGGCCGCCGATTACACGTCCCTGTCCGAGGAAGACAAGCAGGCGCTGCTGCTGAGCGAACTGGCCCAGCCGCGTTTGCTGTACTCGCCTTACATCGCCTACGCCACGGAAACGGATTCCGAGCTGGCGATTTTGCGCGCGGCGCGCGACATCCGCCAGCGCTACGGCGCGCGGGCCATCCGCAACTACATCATTTCGCACACGGAAACCGTGTCCGACCTGCTGGAAGTGTTGCTGCTGCAAAAGGAAACGGGCTTGCTGCGCACCGACTGGAAAGCCGGCGGCGACGGTGACAGCAGCTGCGAGCTGATGGTCATCCCACTGTTTGAAACGATCCCCGACCTGCAGCGCGCGGCCGGCATCATGAGCCAGGTGATGGCCTTGCCATTGGTAAAACAATTGATCGCCAAGCAGGGACAGTTGCAGGAAGTCATGCTCGGCTATTCCGATTCGAACAAGGATGGCGGCTTCCTGACGTCGAACTGGGAACTGTACAAGGCGGAACTGGCATTGGTCTCCGACTTCCAGAAGGCCGGTGTCAAGCTGCGCCTGTTCCATGGCCGTGGCGGCACGGTGGGCCGCGGCGGCGGACCCAGCTACGAAGCCATCCTGGCCCAGCCGCCGGGCACCGTCAACGGGCAGATCCGCCTGACGGAACAGGGCGAAATCATCGCCTCGAAGTTTTCCAACGCGGAAATCGGCCGGCGCAACCTGGAATTGCTGGTCGCTGCCACCCTGGAAGCGAGCCTGGCGCCGCAAGCGGCCAACCCCGCGCACGCAAGCGAACTGGCGCAGTTCGAAGCCGTGATGGCGCAGCTGTCGGACCTGGCCTATCACGCCTACCGCCACCTCGTGTATGAAACGCCGGGTTTTACGGAGTACTTCTTCTCGGCCACGCCGATTGCGGAAATCGCCGAGCTGAACCTCGGCTCGCGCCCCGCCTCGCGCAAGGCCAACCAGCGCATCGAAGACTTGCGCGCCATTCCCTGGGGCTTTTCCTGGGGCCAGTGCCGCTTGCTGCTGCCGGGCTGGTTCGGTTTCGGCAGCGCCATCGAGGCCTGGATCGACCAGGCTGACGGCGCGTCGAAAGATGAGAAGATCGCCACCCTGCGCGCCATGTATGCCGAATGGCCATTCTTTGCCACCTTGCTGTCGAACATGGACATGGTGCTGGCCAAGACGGACCTGGCGATTGCCTCGCGCTATGCGGAACTGGTGGCAGACCAGGACTTGCGCGAACGCATCTACAAGCGCATCACGGACGAGCATGGCAACACCTTGCGCTGCCTGGAGCTGATCACCGGCAACACGGAACGGCTGGCGGGCAATCCGCTGCTGGCCCGCTCGATCCAGAACCGCTTCGCCTATCTCGACCCGCTGAACCACTTGCAGGTGGAATTGATCAAGCGCAACCGCGCCCTGTCGGCGGAAAGCAAGATCGACGAAAGGGTGCACCGCGGCATCCAGCTGTCGATCAACGGCGTGGCGGCCGGCCTGCGCAACACGGGCTGA
- the hemC gene encoding hydroxymethylbilane synthase: MKASELTPNELTIPARLVIATRESRLAMWQAEHVRARLAALYPQCSVEILGMTTRGDQILDRALSKVGGKGLFVKELEVAMEEGRADLAVHSLKDVPMELPEGYSLAAILEREDPRDAFVSNDYASLAELPHGAVVGTSSLRRQSLIAARYPHLTILPLRGNLDTRLGKLDRGDYAAIILAAAGLKRLGLASRIRAVLAPEDSLPAAGQGAMAIEIRSGRVDGADLVRLLAPLNHLDTAHAVTAERKVSKIFGGSCQIPLAAFATVEGEQMRLRAMVATPDGARMASADVSGPASAPEQLGEQVAELLRGQDAAGILASCAVTPDNHEGLAPHA; this comes from the coding sequence TTGAAAGCATCCGAATTGACCCCGAACGAATTGACCATTCCCGCCCGCCTGGTGATCGCCACGCGCGAGAGCCGCCTTGCCATGTGGCAAGCTGAACACGTGCGTGCGCGCCTGGCCGCCCTGTATCCGCAGTGTAGCGTTGAAATTCTCGGCATGACCACACGCGGCGACCAGATTCTGGACCGCGCCTTGTCCAAGGTAGGCGGCAAGGGCCTGTTCGTCAAGGAGCTGGAAGTGGCGATGGAAGAAGGCCGCGCCGACCTGGCCGTGCATTCGCTCAAAGACGTGCCGATGGAGTTGCCAGAAGGCTACAGCCTGGCCGCCATCCTCGAACGTGAAGACCCGCGCGACGCGTTCGTGTCGAACGACTACGCCAGCCTGGCCGAGCTGCCGCATGGCGCCGTGGTCGGCACCAGCAGCCTGCGCCGCCAGTCGCTGATCGCCGCGCGCTACCCGCACCTGACGATTCTGCCCCTGCGCGGCAACCTCGATACGCGTTTGGGCAAGCTGGACCGTGGCGATTACGCCGCCATCATCCTGGCCGCCGCCGGCCTGAAACGCCTGGGCCTGGCATCGCGCATCCGCGCCGTGCTGGCGCCGGAAGACAGCTTGCCGGCCGCCGGGCAGGGCGCCATGGCGATTGAAATCCGCAGCGGCCGCGTCGACGGCGCCGACCTGGTGCGCCTGCTGGCGCCGCTGAACCATCTTGATACGGCGCACGCCGTCACGGCCGAGCGCAAGGTATCGAAGATTTTCGGCGGCAGCTGCCAGATTCCGCTGGCCGCGTTTGCCACAGTCGAGGGCGAACAGATGCGCTTGCGCGCCATGGTCGCCACGCCCGATGGCGCGCGCATGGCCAGCGCCGACGTCAGTGGCCCGGCCAGCGCGCCGGAACAGCTGGGCGAGCAAGTGGCCGAATTGCTGCGCGGGCAAGATGCCGCCGGCATCCTCGCCTCGTGCGCCGTCACGCCCGACAACCATGAAGGCCTGGCGCCGCATGCCTGA